Genomic DNA from Lutibacter sp. A80:
CCTTACCATAAAGCAATTTCTGTAGATGGACAAATGGGTATGGAGTACCCTCAAATTTGTTTTAATCCTGGAAGACCTAATCCTGATGGAACATATAACGATAGAACTAAATACAGAATGATTGGTGTTACCATTCACGAAGTAGGTCATAACTTTTTCCCGATGATTGTAAACTCTGATGAGCGTCAATGGACTTGGATGGATGAAGGTTTAAATTCTTTTGTTCAAATGCTAGCTATGATGGATTATGAAGATAACTATCCGTTAAACAGAGGTTTGCCAAAAAATATTGTTGGCTATATGAAAGGAGACCAATCTAAATTAGCTCCAATTATGTCTAAGGGAGATGATGTGTATCAATTTGGAAATAATGCATATGCTAAACCAGCTACAGCATTGTGGATATTAAGACATACCATTATGGGACCAGAATTATTTGACCATGCTTTTAAAACATACGCAACACGTTGGAAATTTAAACACCCTACTCCTGCTGACTTTTTTAGAACTATGGAAGATGCTTCTGCAATGGATTTAGACTGGTTTTGGAGAGGTTGGTTTTATACCACTGGAAACACAGATATTGGAATAAAAGAAGTGAAAAAATACCATATAACAGATAAGCCAACAGAACAAGCAATTAAAAGATATGAGCGTTTTGGTATTAGTAAAAACGATATTCCACCTTCATTATATTTAGTATCGGAAGACAGTGACGAATTTACTGAGGATTTAAAAAATAATACGGCTGAAGATTTTAGTTCTTTAAGTAATTATATAGATGAAAACTTTTCTTCAGAAGAAAAAGCAACATTAAAATCTCCTAAATATTTTTACGAATTAAAATTTGAAAAACCAGGAGATTTGGTAATGCCTATTATTGTTGAATTAGAATATAACGATGGAACCAAAGAACGCAAACAATATCCTGCACAAATTTGGAGAAAAAACGATGCCGAAGTAACCAAGGTAATTCCTACAAGCAAAGAAATTAAAAAAATTACTATAGATCCAGATGAAGAAACAGCCGATGTTGATTTAAGTAATAACAGTTGGCCAAAAACAGCCGAAAACAAATTCGATAAATTCAAAAAAAGGCAAATTAAAAGCTAAAATTTAACTTATTTTAAAAGGTTTTCTTAGTGTAAATAGGTGTTACATAACTATTTGAATAATAAGTAGTTTTATTTAGGTTATCTCATAACTTGGCATTATCTTTGTCATTATAATATAATTAATATAAAATTTTTTAAGATGAGTAAAGGAACAGTAAAATTCTTCAATGAAACTAAAGGTTTCGGATTTATTACAGAAGAAGGTTCAAACAAAGAACATTTTGTTCACATTTCTGGATTAATTGACGAGATTCGTGAAGGCGATGAAGTTGAATTTGATTTACAGGAAGGTAAAAAAGGATTAAACGCAGTAAATGTAAAAGTAATTTAATATATACTTCTTAATTTTTTACAAAAGCCCATCTTAACAGATGGGCTTTTTTTGTGTTAAATTTTAATATGTTTTATGTAATTTTATAAAATGAATACTAATTATATAGATAGTCAAACTTTTAAAGGAAAAGACTATACTTCTAACAACTTTATAAAAGGAGAATACGATAATTGTACTTTTATTAACTGCAATTTTTCATCCTTACACCTTGCTAATAACGAATTTTTAGAATGTGAATTTTTTAACTGTAATTTCAGTAATTCTAATATAAAAAATGTTGCTTTTAAAGATGTTATTTTTGATACTTGTAAATTAGTTGGTTTAAATTTTAGCGAGTGTAATCCTTTTTTACTTGCTATTACTTTTAATAATTGCCAATTAAATTTAGCTTCATTCTATCAATTAAAACTAAAAAACACCAAATTCACCAACTGTAATTTACAAGAAACCGATTTTGTAGATGCAGAAATACCAAATTCAGTATTCAAAAACTGTGATTTAAATAAAGCTATTTTTGAAAATACAGATTTACAAAAAGCCGATTTTAGAACCTCTTATAATTATTCTATAAATCCAGAAATTAATACTATTAAAAATGCTAAATTTTCTTTAAACGGAATTACCGGTTTATTAGAAAAATATAACCTTACAATTGAATAATAATGGCTACATCTCACTTCGATAAAAAAGCTGAAAATTGGGACAATAATCCTGAAAAAATAAAAAGAGCTTCTGTTTTTGCTGAAGAAATAATTAAATTTATTAAACCTTCTAAAAAAACTAAAGCATTAGAATTTGGTTGTGGAACTGGTTTATTAAGTTTTCAATTACAAAATTATTTTAAAGAAATTACCCTTGTTGACACTTCTGAAGGGATGCTAAATGTTTTAAAAGAAAAAATTAAACAATTAAAAATTACAAACTTTAAACCTCTTAAAATCAATATTTTAAAAAACTTTAATACTGTTTCAAAAATTGATGTTATCTACACATTAATGACTATGCATCATATTAAAAATATTGATAAAACTATACAGGTATTTAACCTTATATTAAACAAAAATGGTTATTTGTGTATAGCCGATTTAGTTGAAGAAGATGGAACATTTCACAATTCATCACCCGATTTTGATGGACACAATGGTTTTAAAAAAGAAAATTTAACGGCAACGCTTTTAAAAAATGGATTTAAAACAATCCACTACTCAGTATGTTATGAAATTAAAAAAAACAATAAAACATATCCCCTTTTTCTATTAATTGCTGAAAAAATATAATTTTAATCAACTTCAATAACAAGTTCATCATACGCTAAAAACACATTTTCAGGTAATGTTTGTTCAACTTCTGCATGAAAACCTAAATCTTGACTTATATGTGTTAAATATGTTTTTTTAGGTTTTAATTCTTTAATTAATGTTAAAGCTTCCTCTAAATTTAAATGAGAATGATGTGGTTTATGGCGAATAGCATTAATAATTAACACATCTAAATTCTTTAATTTTTCTTTTTCAGAATCTTCAATGGTTTTAACATCAGTTAAATAAGCTAAATTTTTAAACCTATATCCGTAAATTTTTAATTTACCGTGATAAACTTCAATAGGAATTACTTGTAAATCACCCAATAAAAAAGGTTTATTAGCAATTACATTTTGATGTACACTAGGTGCACCCGGATATTTATTTTCATCTATAAAAATGTAATCAAACCGTTTTGCTAAATTAGTTAGAACACGTTGTTTAGCATAGATTGGAACACCTCCCATTTGAAAACTATATGGACGTATATCGTCTAAACCAGCAGTATGATCCGAATGTTCATGAGTAAATAATACACCATTTATAGCATTTACATTTGCACGTAACATTTGGTATCTAAAATCTGGCCCACAATCTACTATATATTTATAATTATTCCATTCTACAATAATAGAAACACGCAAACGCTTATCTCTTTTATCTGTTGATAAACAAACAGGATGTTTAGAATTTATTACAGGAATACCTTGTGATGTACCTGTTCCTAAAAAAGTAATCTTCAATTTTTAATTTTTTTTAAAAATACATTTTATATTCAAAAATAATACAACTAGTTTAAAGAAATAACTTAAATAATAAAAATGTTATTTCTGCTACATTATTATAATATTTATAACATAAATAGTTTCTTTGCATTTTAAAACAATGGTAACATAAATGTGATTTTTATCAACCTTTTATAAAGGTTTAAAAATTACTTTTATACTGTTTTAAATAACATTATAAAAATGAAGTATTTTATTGTTTTGATTTTATATTATTTAGACATTTTATCAGAACAAAAACCTTTATAAAACTTAAATTAATTTCTATATATTAATTTAAGTTTTTTAACAATACACTCGTTTTATAAATGATATAAAATTAGGAATATTAAAGTTTAAATATTTAAGTAAATGAAAATAGGCATATTAAAAGAGACTCAGAAAAGTGAAAAAAGAGTATCTATTTCACCAAATATTGCTAAACAACTTATTGCCCTCGGATTTGATGTTTTAATAGAAGAAGATGCCGGATTTGCATCAGCTTATAAAAATTCAGATTATCAAAATGTTGGCGTAAAAGTCGAAAAAAAAGAAGTTGTTTTTAAAGAAGCTAAAATTTTAATTAAAATTAATCCTTTTACATTAGAAGATTTAAAGCTAATTGATAAATCTCATATTTTAATGAGTCAATTATACCATAAATCTAATGAGGAACTAATAAAAGCTATTGCAGCTACTGGTGCAACTGCTTTTTCTATGGATGCTATGCCTCGTATTTCGAGAGCACAAGATATGGATGTTTTAAGCTCTCAAAGCAATCTTGCAGGGTACAAAGCAGTTATTGTAGGTGCAAATGAGATGACTAAAATATTTCCTTTAATGATGACTGCAGCAGGAACTATTACTCCTGCAAGAGTGTTAATTTACGGTGTTGGTGTTGCAGGATTACAAGCAATTGCAACAGCTAAAAGATTAGGAGCTGTTGTTGAAGCTACAGATATTAGAATGGAAACAAAAGAACAAACAGAATCTCTTGGTGCTAAATTTATTTCTGTTGACAATACTGGTGAAGAAAAATCTGAAGGTGGTTACGCTAAAACTGCTTCTGAAGATTATGCCCGAAAACAAAAAGAAGCCGTTAACAAATCTTTATTTAAAGCAGATTTAGTAATTACAACTGCTATGGTTCCTGGTAGAAAATCTCCTGTTTTAATTTCTGAAGAACAAGTAAAACAAATGAAAAATGGGGCTGTTATTATAGATTTAGCTGCAGTACAAGGCGGTAACTGTGAAATAAGTGAAATGGATAAAACCATAATTAAACACGGTGTTAAAGTAATTGGAAGCTCAATCTCTCCAATTAGTGTTTCAACAAATGCAAGTGATTTGTATGCTAAAAACATGTTTAATTTCTTAAAACATTTAACTGATGATAAAAATGAATTTAAATGGGAATTAGATGAAGAAATAACAGATGAAACTTTAATTATACAAGAAGGAAAAATCAGAAAAAACTAAAAGTAGAATAATATGGATAATTTAATAGAATTTATTAATAGTAACCTACAACTTTTATACATTTTAATACTAGCTGTATTTATTGGGGTAGAGTTAATTAAAAATGTTCCAACAGTTTTACATACACCTTTAATGTCAGGTGCTAATGCTCTTTCAGGAGTTGTAATTGTAGGTGCAATTTTAGTAATGCTACAAGCTGATCCAACAAACTATATAGCCTTAGCTTTTGGATTTGTTGCTATAGTATTAGGAATAATAAATGTTGTTGGTGGATTTGCAGTTACCGACAGAATGTTACAAATGTTTAAAAAGAAAAAATAATGAATATCGCTTTAGGAATTATATATTTAATAACAACAGTAACTTTTGTTATTGGTTTAAAAATGTTAGGTCATCCAGAAACAGCAAAAAAAGGAAATCTTTTATCTGGTGCTGGTATGGTTATAGCTATTCTTGCTACATTATATTTACACGATTTTGAAGTTCCTGCTTTAAATTATATTTTAATATGGACAGCTTTAATTATTGGTGCAGTAATAGGATATCTTATTGCCATAAAAGTTGAAATGACTAAAATGCCAGAACTTGTTTCTTTATTTAATGGTTTTGGTGGTGCAAGTGCAACCTTAATAGGATTGGTAGAATTTAGCAAAAATATTGGTGTAGAAGATTCTATGAAAGCTTCATCTGCCATAGTAACAACTATTATTGCAGCAATAATAATAGGAAGTATTACTTTTACCGGAAGTTTAGTTGCTTGGGCAAAGTTAAACGGTTCGTTAAAAGATATTCGTTTACCAAAATACAACCTCATAAATAATTTATTATTTTTAGCTTTAATTGCTTTTGGAGCTTATATAGTATTAGTAAATACAGATAGTCTTATACTAATGTATACACTATTAGTAGCTTCTTTAATTTATGGTTACTTATTTGTAATTCCAATTGGAGGAGCAGATATGCCTGTTGTAATTTCATTATTAAACTCTTTAACAGGTATTGCTGCTGCTATTACAGGTATTTTATATGGTAATATGGTTATGTTAGTTGGTGGTATTTTAGTTGGTTCTGCTGGATTAATATTAACATTTGCTATGTGTAAAGCTATGAATAGATCTTTAGGGAGTGTTATTTTTGGTGCTTTTGGAGGTGGTGCCGCTGCTGCTGCAGGTACTGTAAGTAAAACTGGTGGAAACATTAAAAAAACAAGTGCTAGTGATTCTGCAGTTATGCTAAACTATTCTTCAAATGTAATAATTGTTCCTGGTTACGGATTAGCTGTTGCACAAGCACAGCATGTAATTCACGAATTAGAAGAAATTTTAACTGAAAAAGGAGTAAATGTAAAATATGCAATTCACCCAGTTGCAGGTAGAATGCCTGGCCATATGAACGTGCTTTTAGCTGAAAGTAATGTAGATTATGATAAGCTGGTTGAAATGGATGCAATAAACCCTCAATTTCCAAATACTGATGTAGTATTAGTTGTTGGTGCAAATGATGTTGTAAACCCAGCTGCACACAACGATCCTTCAAGTCCAATTTACGGAATGCCTATTTTAGATGTTGAAAATGCAAAACATATAATTGTTAACAAAAGAAGTATGAATGCTGGTTATGCTGGAATTGAAAATGAACTATTCTTTAACCAAAAAACTTCTATGCTTTTTGGAGATGCAAAAGCAGCTTTAACTGAACTAGTTGCAGAATTAAAAAACATGTAAAACTCTTTTTTACCAGTTACCTCGATTTATTAATATTT
This window encodes:
- a CDS encoding NAD(P)(+) transhydrogenase (Re/Si-specific) subunit beta, whose translation is MNIALGIIYLITTVTFVIGLKMLGHPETAKKGNLLSGAGMVIAILATLYLHDFEVPALNYILIWTALIIGAVIGYLIAIKVEMTKMPELVSLFNGFGGASATLIGLVEFSKNIGVEDSMKASSAIVTTIIAAIIIGSITFTGSLVAWAKLNGSLKDIRLPKYNLINNLLFLALIAFGAYIVLVNTDSLILMYTLLVASLIYGYLFVIPIGGADMPVVISLLNSLTGIAAAITGILYGNMVMLVGGILVGSAGLILTFAMCKAMNRSLGSVIFGAFGGGAAAAAGTVSKTGGNIKKTSASDSAVMLNYSSNVIIVPGYGLAVAQAQHVIHELEEILTEKGVNVKYAIHPVAGRMPGHMNVLLAESNVDYDKLVEMDAINPQFPNTDVVLVVGANDVVNPAAHNDPSSPIYGMPILDVENAKHIIVNKRSMNAGYAGIENELFFNQKTSMLFGDAKAALTELVAELKNM
- a CDS encoding cold-shock protein, producing MSKGTVKFFNETKGFGFITEEGSNKEHFVHISGLIDEIREGDEVEFDLQEGKKGLNAVNVKVI
- a CDS encoding MBL fold metallo-hydrolase; translated protein: MKITFLGTGTSQGIPVINSKHPVCLSTDKRDKRLRVSIIVEWNNYKYIVDCGPDFRYQMLRANVNAINGVLFTHEHSDHTAGLDDIRPYSFQMGGVPIYAKQRVLTNLAKRFDYIFIDENKYPGAPSVHQNVIANKPFLLGDLQVIPIEVYHGKLKIYGYRFKNLAYLTDVKTIEDSEKEKLKNLDVLIINAIRHKPHHSHLNLEEALTLIKELKPKKTYLTHISQDLGFHAEVEQTLPENVFLAYDELVIEVD
- a CDS encoding Re/Si-specific NAD(P)(+) transhydrogenase subunit alpha is translated as MKIGILKETQKSEKRVSISPNIAKQLIALGFDVLIEEDAGFASAYKNSDYQNVGVKVEKKEVVFKEAKILIKINPFTLEDLKLIDKSHILMSQLYHKSNEELIKAIAATGATAFSMDAMPRISRAQDMDVLSSQSNLAGYKAVIVGANEMTKIFPLMMTAAGTITPARVLIYGVGVAGLQAIATAKRLGAVVEATDIRMETKEQTESLGAKFISVDNTGEEKSEGGYAKTASEDYARKQKEAVNKSLFKADLVITTAMVPGRKSPVLISEEQVKQMKNGAVIIDLAAVQGGNCEISEMDKTIIKHGVKVIGSSISPISVSTNASDLYAKNMFNFLKHLTDDKNEFKWELDEEITDETLIIQEGKIRKN
- a CDS encoding pentapeptide repeat-containing protein, whose product is MNTNYIDSQTFKGKDYTSNNFIKGEYDNCTFINCNFSSLHLANNEFLECEFFNCNFSNSNIKNVAFKDVIFDTCKLVGLNFSECNPFLLAITFNNCQLNLASFYQLKLKNTKFTNCNLQETDFVDAEIPNSVFKNCDLNKAIFENTDLQKADFRTSYNYSINPEINTIKNAKFSLNGITGLLEKYNLTIE
- a CDS encoding NAD(P) transhydrogenase subunit alpha; this translates as MDNLIEFINSNLQLLYILILAVFIGVELIKNVPTVLHTPLMSGANALSGVVIVGAILVMLQADPTNYIALAFGFVAIVLGIINVVGGFAVTDRMLQMFKKKK
- a CDS encoding class I SAM-dependent methyltransferase, which gives rise to MATSHFDKKAENWDNNPEKIKRASVFAEEIIKFIKPSKKTKALEFGCGTGLLSFQLQNYFKEITLVDTSEGMLNVLKEKIKQLKITNFKPLKINILKNFNTVSKIDVIYTLMTMHHIKNIDKTIQVFNLILNKNGYLCIADLVEEDGTFHNSSPDFDGHNGFKKENLTATLLKNGFKTIHYSVCYEIKKNNKTYPLFLLIAEKI